The stretch of DNA CCATCTTCCTGGGCATCGGCCTGGTATTCAAGGAGATCGAGAAGCGCACGCTCTACACCATGCTCTCCCGCCCGGTGCGCCGCTGGGAATTCATCGTGGGCAAGTTCCTCGGTCTGGCCGGGACGCTGGTGGTCAACACCTTCTTCATGGCCCTGGGCTTCTACGCTGCCTTGTTCTATCTGGCGCGCACCTTCACCGCCGCGGATGCCACGCTGCTGGTGGCTATCTACTTCATCGTGCTGCAGTTCCTGATGGTCACGGCGCTGGCGCTGTTCTTCTCGACCTTCTCCTCGCCGGTGCTTTCCGCCGTCTTCGCCTTTGCCCTGTTCATCGCCGGCAGCTTCGCCGAGGACTTGCGCGCCTTCGCCGCCCTGAGCGAGGTGGGCAGCACCCGCTGGCTGGCCATCGCCGCCGCCTATCTGGTTCCCAAC from Terriglobales bacterium encodes:
- a CDS encoding ABC transporter permease, which encodes MTSRIAWIAFNTFREAVRERVLYNLVFFALLMVGSALLFGGISIGVERLFLINLGLTSISLFGVLIAIFLGIGLVFKEIEKRTLYTMLSRPVRRWEFIVGKFLGLAGTLVVNTFFMALGFYAALFYLARTFTAADATLLVAIYFIVLQFLMVTALALFFSTFSSPVLSAVFAFALFIAGSFAEDLRAFAALSEVGSTRWLAIAAAYLVPNFSALNVISSVAHGQPVAGALILDNTLYALFYAGAALFASILVFEHRNLK